The following coding sequences are from one Pelmatolapia mariae isolate MD_Pm_ZW linkage group LG4, Pm_UMD_F_2, whole genome shotgun sequence window:
- the samd1a gene encoding sterile alpha motif domain containing 1a isoform X1, translating to MSESKYREWILDTIDSLRSRKARPDLERICRMVRRRHGSEPDRTCAELEKLIQEQTVLKVNYKGSISYRNAAKVQRRSRKKEDVSLTAAARRSAVEEASHSDLSNGDSAFGPADQDEEDLEADTSIAMDTDSNADEEGGDESRDGQERPSPSHTHEDANVHCANVHCAPVRAVSAPCSPSGARPGPGCSPGSALDCASFQKAGERPNSLPSSSPRALAHNDWAYDSAVCPAERQHPGMQRDKAVAMKPAAQSVAAAPCAVNNVKKDDGSKAEDRSVSSDQLVPDSAARLQDETRNASNGRSQTLPLLSDNCTFKKADTSSLTATDDNLLNGGKVDDVSVKKEKMSQNLLQWTVADVASYFSAAGFPEQAVAFRTQEIDGKSLLLMQRSDVLTGLSIRLGPALKIYERHVKVLQRTHFLECEDL from the exons ATGTCTGAATCCAAGTACCGCGAGTGGATTCTGGACACTATCGACTCGCTGCGGTCTCGAAAAGCCCGGCCGGACTTGGAGAGGATTTGCCGAATGGTCCGGAGACGACACGGGTCCGAGCCCGACCGAACCTGCGCAGAACTGGAAAAACTGATCCAAGAACAGACCGTGCTGAAAGTTAACTACAAGGGCTCCATTTCGTACCGAAACGCCGCCAAGGTTCAGcggagaagcagaaaaaaagaagatgtgTCGTTAACAGCGGCTGCGAGGAGGAGCGCCGTGGAAGAAGCTAGTCACTCCGACTTGAGCAACGGGGACAGCGCTTTCGGTCCCGCTGACCAGGACGAGGAGGATTTGGAG GCTGACACCTCTATAGCTATGGACACAGACAGCAATGCAGACGAGGAGGGGGGCGATGAGAGCCGGGATGGGCAGGAAAGACCCTCACCCAGCCACACACATGAAGATGCCAATGTGCACTGTGCCAATGTGCACTGTGCCCCCGTGCGAGCCGTCTCTGCCCCCTGCTCTCCCTCTGGCGCTAGGCCTGGCCCCGGGTGCAGCCCTGGCTCCGCTCTGGACTGTGCCTCTTTCCAGAAGGCTGGTGAGAGGCCCAACTCCTTGCCCTCCTCCAGCCCCAGGGCCCTTGCTCACAATGACTGGGCTTATGATTCTGCTGTCTGCCCAGCAGAGCGCCAGCACCCAGGAATGCAGAGAGACAAAG CAGTGGCCATGAAGCCAGCAGCCCAGTCTGTAGCTGCTGCCCCCTGCGCTGTAAACAACGTAAAGAAAGATGATGGAAGCAAGGCGGAGGACAGAAGCGTCTCGTCTGACCAGTTGGTGCCAGACTCAGCAGCACGGCTG CAGGATGAGACCAGGAATGCTTCTAATGGGAGATCACAAACACTGCCTTTGCTATCTGACAACT GCACATTTAAGAAGGCAGACACATCATCCTTAACGGCAACTGATGACAATCTTCTGAATGGTGGTAAAGTGGATGACGT GTCTGTGAAGAAGGAGAAGATGAGCCAGAACCTGTTGCAGTGGACTGTGGCAGATGTGGCCAGTTATTTCTCAGCTGCAGGATTTCCCGAGCAGGCTGTCGCTTTTCGAACACAG GAAATTGATGGGAAGTCTCTTCTTTTGATGCAGCGTAGTGACGTATTGACCGGGCTGTCTATCCGACTCGGCCCTGCCCTCAAAATCTACGAGCGCCATGTAAAAGTGCTGCAGAGGACCCATTTCCTGGAATGCGAAGACCTTTGA
- the samd1a gene encoding sterile alpha motif domain containing 1a isoform X3, producing the protein MSESKYREWILDTIDSLRSRKARPDLERICRMVRRRHGSEPDRTCAELEKLIQEQTVLKVNYKGSISYRNAAKVQRRSRKKEDVSLTAAARRSAVEEASHSDLSNGDSAFGPADQDEEDLEADTSIAMDTDSNADEEGGDESRDGQERPSPSHTHEDANVHCANVHCAPVRAVSAPCSPSGARPGPGCSPGSALDCASFQKAGERPNSLPSSSPRALAHNDWAYDSAVCPAERQHPGMQRDKAVAMKPAAQSVAAAPCAVNNVKKDDGSKAEDRSVSSDQLVPDSAARLDETRNASNGRSQTLPLLSDNCTFKKADTSSLTATDDNLLNGGKVDDVSVKKEKMSQNLLQWTVADVASYFSAAGFPEQAVAFRTQEIDGKSLLLMQRSDVLTGLSIRLGPALKIYERHVKVLQRTHFLECEDL; encoded by the exons ATGTCTGAATCCAAGTACCGCGAGTGGATTCTGGACACTATCGACTCGCTGCGGTCTCGAAAAGCCCGGCCGGACTTGGAGAGGATTTGCCGAATGGTCCGGAGACGACACGGGTCCGAGCCCGACCGAACCTGCGCAGAACTGGAAAAACTGATCCAAGAACAGACCGTGCTGAAAGTTAACTACAAGGGCTCCATTTCGTACCGAAACGCCGCCAAGGTTCAGcggagaagcagaaaaaaagaagatgtgTCGTTAACAGCGGCTGCGAGGAGGAGCGCCGTGGAAGAAGCTAGTCACTCCGACTTGAGCAACGGGGACAGCGCTTTCGGTCCCGCTGACCAGGACGAGGAGGATTTGGAG GCTGACACCTCTATAGCTATGGACACAGACAGCAATGCAGACGAGGAGGGGGGCGATGAGAGCCGGGATGGGCAGGAAAGACCCTCACCCAGCCACACACATGAAGATGCCAATGTGCACTGTGCCAATGTGCACTGTGCCCCCGTGCGAGCCGTCTCTGCCCCCTGCTCTCCCTCTGGCGCTAGGCCTGGCCCCGGGTGCAGCCCTGGCTCCGCTCTGGACTGTGCCTCTTTCCAGAAGGCTGGTGAGAGGCCCAACTCCTTGCCCTCCTCCAGCCCCAGGGCCCTTGCTCACAATGACTGGGCTTATGATTCTGCTGTCTGCCCAGCAGAGCGCCAGCACCCAGGAATGCAGAGAGACAAAG CAGTGGCCATGAAGCCAGCAGCCCAGTCTGTAGCTGCTGCCCCCTGCGCTGTAAACAACGTAAAGAAAGATGATGGAAGCAAGGCGGAGGACAGAAGCGTCTCGTCTGACCAGTTGGTGCCAGACTCAGCAGCACGGCTG GATGAGACCAGGAATGCTTCTAATGGGAGATCACAAACACTGCCTTTGCTATCTGACAACT GCACATTTAAGAAGGCAGACACATCATCCTTAACGGCAACTGATGACAATCTTCTGAATGGTGGTAAAGTGGATGACGT GTCTGTGAAGAAGGAGAAGATGAGCCAGAACCTGTTGCAGTGGACTGTGGCAGATGTGGCCAGTTATTTCTCAGCTGCAGGATTTCCCGAGCAGGCTGTCGCTTTTCGAACACAG GAAATTGATGGGAAGTCTCTTCTTTTGATGCAGCGTAGTGACGTATTGACCGGGCTGTCTATCCGACTCGGCCCTGCCCTCAAAATCTACGAGCGCCATGTAAAAGTGCTGCAGAGGACCCATTTCCTGGAATGCGAAGACCTTTGA
- the samd1a gene encoding sterile alpha motif domain containing 1a isoform X4: MSESKYREWILDTIDSLRSRKARPDLERICRMVRRRHGSEPDRTCAELEKLIQEQTVLKVNYKGSISYRNAAKVQRRSRKKEDVSLTAAARRSAVEEASHSDLSNGDSAFGPADQDEEDLEADTSIAMDTDSNADEEGGDESRDGQERPSPSHTHEDANVHCANVHCAPVRAVSAPCSPSGARPGPGCSPGSALDCASFQKAGERPNSLPSSSPRALAHNDWAYDSAVCPAERQHPGMQRDKVAMKPAAQSVAAAPCAVNNVKKDDGSKAEDRSVSSDQLVPDSAARLDETRNASNGRSQTLPLLSDNCTFKKADTSSLTATDDNLLNGGKVDDVSVKKEKMSQNLLQWTVADVASYFSAAGFPEQAVAFRTQEIDGKSLLLMQRSDVLTGLSIRLGPALKIYERHVKVLQRTHFLECEDL, translated from the exons ATGTCTGAATCCAAGTACCGCGAGTGGATTCTGGACACTATCGACTCGCTGCGGTCTCGAAAAGCCCGGCCGGACTTGGAGAGGATTTGCCGAATGGTCCGGAGACGACACGGGTCCGAGCCCGACCGAACCTGCGCAGAACTGGAAAAACTGATCCAAGAACAGACCGTGCTGAAAGTTAACTACAAGGGCTCCATTTCGTACCGAAACGCCGCCAAGGTTCAGcggagaagcagaaaaaaagaagatgtgTCGTTAACAGCGGCTGCGAGGAGGAGCGCCGTGGAAGAAGCTAGTCACTCCGACTTGAGCAACGGGGACAGCGCTTTCGGTCCCGCTGACCAGGACGAGGAGGATTTGGAG GCTGACACCTCTATAGCTATGGACACAGACAGCAATGCAGACGAGGAGGGGGGCGATGAGAGCCGGGATGGGCAGGAAAGACCCTCACCCAGCCACACACATGAAGATGCCAATGTGCACTGTGCCAATGTGCACTGTGCCCCCGTGCGAGCCGTCTCTGCCCCCTGCTCTCCCTCTGGCGCTAGGCCTGGCCCCGGGTGCAGCCCTGGCTCCGCTCTGGACTGTGCCTCTTTCCAGAAGGCTGGTGAGAGGCCCAACTCCTTGCCCTCCTCCAGCCCCAGGGCCCTTGCTCACAATGACTGGGCTTATGATTCTGCTGTCTGCCCAGCAGAGCGCCAGCACCCAGGAATGCAGAGAGACAAAG TGGCCATGAAGCCAGCAGCCCAGTCTGTAGCTGCTGCCCCCTGCGCTGTAAACAACGTAAAGAAAGATGATGGAAGCAAGGCGGAGGACAGAAGCGTCTCGTCTGACCAGTTGGTGCCAGACTCAGCAGCACGGCTG GATGAGACCAGGAATGCTTCTAATGGGAGATCACAAACACTGCCTTTGCTATCTGACAACT GCACATTTAAGAAGGCAGACACATCATCCTTAACGGCAACTGATGACAATCTTCTGAATGGTGGTAAAGTGGATGACGT GTCTGTGAAGAAGGAGAAGATGAGCCAGAACCTGTTGCAGTGGACTGTGGCAGATGTGGCCAGTTATTTCTCAGCTGCAGGATTTCCCGAGCAGGCTGTCGCTTTTCGAACACAG GAAATTGATGGGAAGTCTCTTCTTTTGATGCAGCGTAGTGACGTATTGACCGGGCTGTCTATCCGACTCGGCCCTGCCCTCAAAATCTACGAGCGCCATGTAAAAGTGCTGCAGAGGACCCATTTCCTGGAATGCGAAGACCTTTGA
- the samd1a gene encoding sterile alpha motif domain containing 1a isoform X2, protein MSESKYREWILDTIDSLRSRKARPDLERICRMVRRRHGSEPDRTCAELEKLIQEQTVLKVNYKGSISYRNAAKVQRRSRKKEDVSLTAAARRSAVEEASHSDLSNGDSAFGPADQDEEDLEADTSIAMDTDSNADEEGGDESRDGQERPSPSHTHEDANVHCANVHCAPVRAVSAPCSPSGARPGPGCSPGSALDCASFQKAGERPNSLPSSSPRALAHNDWAYDSAVCPAERQHPGMQRDKVAMKPAAQSVAAAPCAVNNVKKDDGSKAEDRSVSSDQLVPDSAARLQDETRNASNGRSQTLPLLSDNCTFKKADTSSLTATDDNLLNGGKVDDVSVKKEKMSQNLLQWTVADVASYFSAAGFPEQAVAFRTQEIDGKSLLLMQRSDVLTGLSIRLGPALKIYERHVKVLQRTHFLECEDL, encoded by the exons ATGTCTGAATCCAAGTACCGCGAGTGGATTCTGGACACTATCGACTCGCTGCGGTCTCGAAAAGCCCGGCCGGACTTGGAGAGGATTTGCCGAATGGTCCGGAGACGACACGGGTCCGAGCCCGACCGAACCTGCGCAGAACTGGAAAAACTGATCCAAGAACAGACCGTGCTGAAAGTTAACTACAAGGGCTCCATTTCGTACCGAAACGCCGCCAAGGTTCAGcggagaagcagaaaaaaagaagatgtgTCGTTAACAGCGGCTGCGAGGAGGAGCGCCGTGGAAGAAGCTAGTCACTCCGACTTGAGCAACGGGGACAGCGCTTTCGGTCCCGCTGACCAGGACGAGGAGGATTTGGAG GCTGACACCTCTATAGCTATGGACACAGACAGCAATGCAGACGAGGAGGGGGGCGATGAGAGCCGGGATGGGCAGGAAAGACCCTCACCCAGCCACACACATGAAGATGCCAATGTGCACTGTGCCAATGTGCACTGTGCCCCCGTGCGAGCCGTCTCTGCCCCCTGCTCTCCCTCTGGCGCTAGGCCTGGCCCCGGGTGCAGCCCTGGCTCCGCTCTGGACTGTGCCTCTTTCCAGAAGGCTGGTGAGAGGCCCAACTCCTTGCCCTCCTCCAGCCCCAGGGCCCTTGCTCACAATGACTGGGCTTATGATTCTGCTGTCTGCCCAGCAGAGCGCCAGCACCCAGGAATGCAGAGAGACAAAG TGGCCATGAAGCCAGCAGCCCAGTCTGTAGCTGCTGCCCCCTGCGCTGTAAACAACGTAAAGAAAGATGATGGAAGCAAGGCGGAGGACAGAAGCGTCTCGTCTGACCAGTTGGTGCCAGACTCAGCAGCACGGCTG CAGGATGAGACCAGGAATGCTTCTAATGGGAGATCACAAACACTGCCTTTGCTATCTGACAACT GCACATTTAAGAAGGCAGACACATCATCCTTAACGGCAACTGATGACAATCTTCTGAATGGTGGTAAAGTGGATGACGT GTCTGTGAAGAAGGAGAAGATGAGCCAGAACCTGTTGCAGTGGACTGTGGCAGATGTGGCCAGTTATTTCTCAGCTGCAGGATTTCCCGAGCAGGCTGTCGCTTTTCGAACACAG GAAATTGATGGGAAGTCTCTTCTTTTGATGCAGCGTAGTGACGTATTGACCGGGCTGTCTATCCGACTCGGCCCTGCCCTCAAAATCTACGAGCGCCATGTAAAAGTGCTGCAGAGGACCCATTTCCTGGAATGCGAAGACCTTTGA